Proteins encoded in a region of the Anoxybacillus amylolyticus genome:
- a CDS encoding YigZ family protein: MLPMYYTVKGYGEAEIVMEKSRFICYVNRATTEEEAIQFIQTIKKRHWDATHNCSAYLIGEHDHIQKANDDGEPSGTAGVPMLDVLKKKGLKDTVAVVTRYFGGIKLGAGGLVRAYSKAVSEGLKAAGIVERRLMRIMRLTIDYPWLGKVENELRASIYPIKAIRYLERVEIDVFVEETAKQPFIDWITDLTNGRVEIVEGMAEYLENEVTL, encoded by the coding sequence TTGTTGCCAATGTACTACACTGTCAAAGGGTACGGGGAAGCAGAAATCGTGATGGAAAAATCGCGATTCATTTGTTATGTCAATCGGGCGACGACAGAAGAAGAAGCAATACAATTCATTCAAACGATTAAAAAAAGACATTGGGATGCGACGCATAACTGCTCGGCCTACCTCATTGGCGAACACGACCATATTCAAAAAGCAAACGATGATGGCGAACCGAGCGGCACTGCCGGTGTTCCGATGCTTGACGTATTAAAGAAAAAAGGATTGAAAGATACGGTCGCTGTCGTCACGCGCTACTTTGGCGGCATTAAGCTTGGTGCCGGCGGGCTTGTCCGCGCTTACAGCAAAGCCGTTTCCGAAGGACTAAAGGCGGCGGGCATCGTCGAACGCCGTCTCATGCGCATCATGCGCCTAACCATCGACTACCCGTGGCTTGGCAAAGTCGAAAACGAGCTTCGCGCATCCATTTATCCAATCAAAGCCATCCGTTACCTCGAACGCGTCGAGATCGACGTATTCGTCGAAGAAACTGCCAAACAACCGTTCATCGACTGGATCACCGATTTGACGAACGGGAGGGTGGAGATTGTCGAAGGAATGGCAGAGTATTTGGAGAATGAAGTAACACTTTAG